CGCATGAAGGCTAGCTTAACCAATTTCTCTGGCACGGGACGTGAGAACCCCGCCCAGGCCGGTGAGAGCGCAGGGGGCCAGAGGGCATACTGCCGGACATGAATCAGGTCTACGCACACGTCGGACAAGCCTTCACGCCCACGCCCTACGACGTGGTGGTGCTGGGCGCGGGCCGGATGGGTACTCTGGCGGCGCACTTTCTGATGCTGAGATGGCCTGACTTGCGGCTCCTCCTGCTTGACCAGGGCGGCCTGCCCAACGAGGAGGGCGCGACCATTCTGGCTCCCGGCATCTGGTCGGGACTGGGCGTGCCGGGAGAAAAGCGTGGGCAGGCTGACTTCACCCGCCGCCTGATCACCGGCGAGCTGAGCGGGGCCGAGGGCGGCCTGGGATTGAGCGGCCCCAACGACGCCCCAACCCTGCCGCGCGGCCTGGTGGAACTGCTGCCGGAGGCAGCGGCGGGAAGCGTGGCCGTCTCAACCCTGGGCAACCTGCCCCCCGGCCTCTTTGATCCGGTTCTCCTTCCATACGCCCGCCTGCATCCCGACGCCCTCACCTTCAGCCCCGCCTCGCTGACCACCCGCGCCGCCCAGAGCGCCGTGCGGGCCGGGGCCGATCTGATGCTGAACGTGGAAGCGCGGCCCACGCCCACCGGTGTAGAACTTCGCCGCCTGAGCGTGACCAACACGCATAGAATCGTCGTTCACGAAACGCACCAACTGGAGGCCTCCCAGGTCATCGTGGCGGCAGGCGCGGGGGGACCGGCCCTGGCCGAGAACACACTGGGCACGGTGACACACCATGCCCGAGCTTACCGGCAGGGGCCGAGGCTGAACCTGCCGACCAGCGACGCAACTCCGATCATCCGGGCGGCGGGCCTGACGCTGCGGCCCCATGCTGGGGGCTTCACCGTCATTCCCCCCATTCACCACCGCGACCCGCACGGCTACCTGCCGACGGGCGGCAGGCTGAGCGGCGTGCCGGTGGGCCTGCGCCGCGAGACCCTGGAGGACGTGCTCTCAGCGCTGGACGCCCTGCCCGCCCTGGGCACCGAGGCGCTGGAACTGGGCCGCAGCGTCAGCGACGTGCCGGGCACGTGGCTGGCCCTGCCAGAAGGCGGCTGGCCGTGCTATCAACTCCTCAGCGAGCGCCACTGGCTGCTGCTGGGTGGCGAGCGGGCTGACGCGGTGGGGGCGGGCGTGGCGCGGGAGTTGGCAGCGCAGGTTGTGCAGTCGGGCCGCTGACGCTGGCATTCCCGAAAGCGTATGCTCCTGCCATGCAGGCGCGAATTATTTTCACCACCGGGTAAACCGGGGCCATTGTTCGCGCCCACCGTTGACCCCTGACCTCGTGTTGGGGGCTTTTTTTGTTCGCCCCAAAGGAGATTCGCCCATGACCGAACCCACTGTCCCGCCTTCCCCACACGCCCCCACGACCCCTACCGGCATGGAACTGGTACGCCAGGTGCTGACCAGCCGGGTCTACGACGTGGCTGTCGAAACCGACTTGCAGCCCGCCCCGCAGCTCTCTCAGCGCCTCGGCAACACCGTGCTGCTCAAGCGTGAGGATCAGCAGCCGGTGTTCTCGTTCAAGCTCAGAGGCGCTTACAACAAGATGGCCCAGCTCAGCGCCGACGAACAGGCACGCGGCGTCATCACCGCGTCGGCGGGCAACCACGCGCAGGGGGTGGCCTTCAGCGCCCAGAAACTCGGTGTGCGGGCCGTGATCGTGATGCCGGTGACGACGCCAGAGATCAAGGTGCGGGCCTGCCGGGCACGGGGAGCCGAGGTGGTGCTGTTCGGCGACTCGTTCAGCGACGCCGAGGCGCACGCCTACCAGCTCCAGCGCGAACTCGGCCTCACCTTCGTGCATCCCTACGACGACCCCGACGTGATTGCCGGGCAGGGCACGGTGGGCCTGGAACTGCTCTCACAGGTCAAGGCCGATACCTACACCGTGTTCGTCCCGGTGGGCGGCGGCGGGCTGATCGCGGGTGTGGCGGCCTTTCTCAAGGCGCTCAAGCCGGGCGTGCGAATCATCGGCGTCGAACCCGACGACTCCGACGCCATGACCCGGAGCGTGCGGGCCGGGGAGCGGGTGCGACTGGAGACGGTGGGCCTCTTCGTGGACGGCGTGGCGGTGAAGATGGTCGGCGAACACACCTTCGCGCTGGCCCGTCAGTATGTGGACGAGTGGGTCACCGTCAGCACTGATGAAGTCTGCGCGGCCATCAAGGACGTATACGACGACGCCCGTGCCGTGATGGAACCTGCCGGAGCGCTGTCGGTGGCGGGTCTCAAGAAGTACGCCCGTCAGCACAAGTTGCAGGGCGAGACACTGGTGGCGCTGACCTGCGGGGCCAACATGAACTTCGATAGGTTGCGCCACGTGGCCGAGCGGGCCGAGATCGGGGAGCAGCGCGAAGCCATTCTGGCCGTCACCATTCCCGAGCGGGCCGGGGCCTTCAAGGCATTTTGCACCGCGCTGGGCGTGCGCCAGATCACCGAGTTCAATTACCGCTACGCGCCGCGCGACGAGGCCCGCATCTTTCTGGGCGTGCAACTTGGTCACCCCGACCAGCGCCCCGAACTGGTGGCCGGGCTGGAGTCGCAGGGCTACCCCGTCACCGACCTGACCGAGGACGAACTTGCCAAGGTGCATGTGCGGCACATGGTGGGGGGACGAGCGCCAGAAGCGCAGGACGAGCGCCTGTACTCGTTCGATTTCCCCGAGCGCCCCGGCGCGTTGCTGGCCTTCCTGACCCAGCTCCAGGCCCGCTGGAACATCAGCCTGTTTCACTACCGCAACCACGGCAGCGCCCACGGACGGGTGCTGGCGGGCATTCAGGTGCCGGACGCCGAGCTGCCCGACTTTCTCGCATCGGTGCAGGCGCTCGGCTACCCGGCCCACGACATGAGTCAGAACGCGGCGTACCAGCTTTTCTTGAAGTAGCGGCCTGAACAACGGCTCAGCGTCGCCGGGTCAGCGCCCCGGCCAGCAGGCCCATCAGCAGCGGCGCGGCGATCAGCAGGGCAAAGGTCTGGACGCTGCTCTGGCCGATCAGTTGGGTCAGCGGGCGGCCCAGCCAGGTTCCCAGTGGGCTGATCAGCCAGCTCACCGCCGTCCAGATCCAGGCGCTCACGCCGTAGCGCTCGGCGGTCTGCTCGGCGGCGCGCAGGGCCAACCAGCCCAGGATGATGACCAGCACCCCCGGCAGCATGACCAGCAGGGCGCGTGGCCCCGGCGTGGAGCGGGCCGCGAAGAACCCCAGCACCAGCGGCCCCAGCAGCGGAATCCAGCCGGTGAGCACCGCCAGCAGCAGCAGAAAGAGCGCGCTCAGCCAGGCCATGCAGTCAGCTTAGCGCCCGCCAGGGCAAGTGCCCGTTACATGGCTGTGGAAAAATACCCCACCCATTTCACTGTCTTGGGCAGAACAGCACCCATATGGGGCTTGCCCGCTGCCTTGGACAGAACGGACGCCCATATGGACGCCTGCCCACTCCCACCTGCTCTGGCATGTATTCCACTGGCTGTGCCCAGTCATAAAAATCCGATTATTTTTATGACGAATGTTCTATTCGTGCATGTAGCCGCGCACGAAGCGCTGCAAGACGCCCAGACCTATGCTCAGGCTACCGGGCTGCACCCACTCGTCCTCGCGGTGGGCATTGCCACCCCGGTAGACGCCCAGCGCCATCGCCGGAATACCGTGCGGCGCGGCAGCGTTGGCGTCAGTGCTGCTGGCGGCGGTCTTGATCTCCAGGCCCACCGGCTGTCCGGCCAGCCGTGCCAGCCGCAGCAGGATGTCGGAATGCAGGTCGCCGCCGGGGCGGTTGCCCACCGCTTCGAGCTGCACCTGCACGCCCACCTGCCGGGCTGCGCCGCGCACCGCGTGGTGGGCTTTATTGTCGAGGTCGGCCAGCACCTGGGCATCCAGCGACCTCAGATCGAGCAGCAGTTCAGCGCTGCTGGCGATGCTGTTGACGCTATTGCCACCCGAGGCCACCCCCACGTTGAGGGTGGTGCGCGGGCTGTTCGGCACCGGTATGGAATAGAGCGCGGTGACGGCCAGCCCCAGGGCGTGCAGGGCGCTGGGCGACTGATCGCCCCAGGAGTGTCCGCCCTGCCCGGTGAAGACGACCCGGTAGCGCCTGACCCCCACCGCCTTGGTCACCGCCACGCCCAGATAACCGTCCACTGCCACGAAGGCGGCCAGTTCGCCCGCGTACTCCGAGAGCAGGGCCTTCGCGCCGCGCAGATCGCCCAGTCCCTCCTCGGCGACGTTGGCCGAGAGCCACAGCGGGCGGCGAAGCTGCGACGCGTCCAGGTCACGCAGGAAGGCAGTCAACACCGCCAGACTCGCGGAATTGTCGCCCACGCCGGGGCCGATCAGTCGTCCAGCCTCCTCGCGCACCGTCACGTTAGTCTCGGGGCCAAACACGGTGTCGAGGTGCGAGGCCAGCAGCAACGCCTTGCCGGACGTCGGTCCCAGCTTGAGCAGCACGTTGCCCACCGCGTCGCGCTGCGGAGCGTAACCGAGTTCGCGCCACAACTCCTCGATGAGCTGCGCCCGCACCTCCTCATGAAAGGTGGGCGCGGGCGTCTGGGCGATCCGGGTCAGGTAGGCGAGCGGCACGGTGCCAGTCTAAGCCACCGGGCCACTCGCTGAGGCGGGACATAAAGCGCCCACCAGTGTCTCAGATGAAACGGGCAGTCAGGTATTCAGCTTAGAACGCGCTCAGCGGTTGCCGCGCAGCAGGCTGCTGCCGATCACTCCGGCCAGCCCCACCAGTCCGGCTTTCACCAGCGGGCTGCTGAGCATGCCGCCCTGCGAGAACGCCGCTTCAAGTGGGCTTTTGCCGTTCTGGGCCGGGGCCTGGGCCGCCTGACTGTAGGCGTTGGCGAGGTCGTGTGGGTCGTTGGCGTTCACGTTCTGCACCGGGTTGTTGGGGTCCTGCACGATGGCGTTGCCGATCTGCTGACGCTGATCCGGGTCCATATTCTGGAAGTAACCGCCCAGCACACGGCTGCGCTCCTCGGGGCTGGCCTGCTGCAAATACGACTGCACGTAGGCGGCGGCCTCCTCGGAGCTGACGGTGCCGTCGCCGTTGGTGTCGCGCGGGTCACCGGCCTGGGCCATGCGCTGATGCATGTCCTGGGCCTGGGGGTTCTGGGTACCGCCGAACAGATTGCCTAAGCTGCTGAGATCAAATGCCATGTCGCTGCCTCCTGATGGGTGCGTGGGAAAGGGAGATGAATCGGAACACTCCTGCCCTTCAACGCTAGGCTGCGCGAATCAAGGCCGCGTGAGGCGAGGCTAAAGTGTTCTGAACGAACATTTCCGGCCCGTGCCCCGGCGGCGTCCAACCGTCCGTCGATCTTGCGTCAGTTGATCTTGAAGCTGTTGAACATCTTGTTGGCGATCTGCTTGTCCTGGTCGAAGGTGGCCTGCGGCGCGGCGAAGGTCAGGATGTAGGCCTGGTTGTTCTTCAGGGTGAAAATCTGAATCCAGTGCATCGGTACCCCCGGCTGACCACCCACCTGCTGGCTGCCCAGATAGTTGAGCAGATGGCCCGGCAGCCCGCTGACACTGATGTCGTTGTCGCCCAGCACGTTGAGGTCCTTGACATTCTCCTTGGCCTGCTTGAGCATCAGCAGCCGCACGTCGCTCAGCGTGACTTTCAGGGCAGGCAGCACCTTGATCACCGAGACGTTCAGGCTGGGCGGCACGGCCTTGCCCGCTTCCGGCGCAGCCAGCGCCACGTCCACGCCCGGCACTTTCTTGCTCTGCCAGTCGTCGGGCACGCTGAGGGTGTAGGGGTAGGCTTTGCTCTTGAAGGTGGCGGCCTGGGCTGCCGGAAACAAGCTGAGCAGCGCGGCGGGCAGCAGGGCCGATAGGAGGGCGCGTTTCATAGCGGCAGGCTAACAGCGCCCGGCTGACGGAGGGTGAGCGTTGGCGGGCACCCCCGCCCTGAACCCGCTAAAATGAACCCACTGTGCCAAAAGTTCTGCGCCCCCACCCCAGCGTGTACCCGCTCCGCTTCTACGGCGACCCGGTGCTGCGCCGCAAAGCCAACGCCGTGACCGACGTGACGGCCCCCGTGACCGTGCCGGGCTTCGAGTCGGTCAACCTCAAGCAGGTCGCCAAGTCTCTGCTCGAAACCATGTTCGAGGCGCGCGGCGTCGGCATTGCCGCCCCGCAGGTCGGCTTGTCGACGCGCCTCTTCGTGGCCGTCGAATACGAGGACGACGAGGAGGAAAACGAGGGACAGGACAAGCCGCTTCGCAGCAAGATGCTGCGCGAGTTCGTGTTCGTCAACCCGGTGCTGACGGTTCTGAACAAGAAAAAGGACGACCAGATGACTGAGGGCTGTCTCTCCATTCCCAACATCTACGAGGAGGGCGTCAAGCGCAACCGCGCCGTGCGGGTCGATTACCTCGATTTGGACGGCAACCCCCGGCACATCGAGGCCGAGGATTATCTGGCGCGCGTCTTCCAGCACGAGATCGACCACCTCAACGGCGTGCTGTTCCTGGACCACCTGCCCGCCAGCATCACCGACGAGTACCGCAAGGAGTTGAGCGCCCTCCAGCGCCAGGCCAAAGCCAACCTCAAAGAGCTGGAGGGTTGAGCCGCCCAGGTCTGCGCCGCAAGGTGGCCTTTTTTGGCTCGCCCGCCTTCGCCCTGCCGGTACTGGAAGCGGTGCGGACCGCACACGACGTGGTGCTGGTGGTGGCCCAGCCCGACAAACCGGTGGGACGCGGCCTGAAACTGACCCCGCCGCCCATCGCCGCCCGCGCCGCCGAACTGGGCTTAACACTCGCACAACCCGCCAGGCTCAAAAAGAACACCGACTTTGAAGACGCGCTGCGAAGCTCCGGCGCGGAAGTGGCTGTCACCTGCGCCTACGGCAAGATTCTGCCCGCTTCCCTGCTGGCGGTGCCGCACTTCGGCTT
This portion of the Deinococcus rubellus genome encodes:
- the ilvA gene encoding threonine ammonia-lyase, biosynthetic, with protein sequence MELVRQVLTSRVYDVAVETDLQPAPQLSQRLGNTVLLKREDQQPVFSFKLRGAYNKMAQLSADEQARGVITASAGNHAQGVAFSAQKLGVRAVIVMPVTTPEIKVRACRARGAEVVLFGDSFSDAEAHAYQLQRELGLTFVHPYDDPDVIAGQGTVGLELLSQVKADTYTVFVPVGGGGLIAGVAAFLKALKPGVRIIGVEPDDSDAMTRSVRAGERVRLETVGLFVDGVAVKMVGEHTFALARQYVDEWVTVSTDEVCAAIKDVYDDARAVMEPAGALSVAGLKKYARQHKLQGETLVALTCGANMNFDRLRHVAERAEIGEQREAILAVTIPERAGAFKAFCTALGVRQITEFNYRYAPRDEARIFLGVQLGHPDQRPELVAGLESQGYPVTDLTEDELAKVHVRHMVGGRAPEAQDERLYSFDFPERPGALLAFLTQLQARWNISLFHYRNHGSAHGRVLAGIQVPDAELPDFLASVQALGYPAHDMSQNAAYQLFLK
- a CDS encoding PsbP-related protein, with translation MKRALLSALLPAALLSLFPAAQAATFKSKAYPYTLSVPDDWQSKKVPGVDVALAAPEAGKAVPPSLNVSVIKVLPALKVTLSDVRLLMLKQAKENVKDLNVLGDNDISVSGLPGHLLNYLGSQQVGGQPGVPMHWIQIFTLKNNQAYILTFAAPQATFDQDKQIANKMFNSFKIN
- a CDS encoding M20/M25/M40 family metallo-hydrolase, with product MPLAYLTRIAQTPAPTFHEEVRAQLIEELWRELGYAPQRDAVGNVLLKLGPTSGKALLLASHLDTVFGPETNVTVREEAGRLIGPGVGDNSASLAVLTAFLRDLDASQLRRPLWLSANVAEEGLGDLRGAKALLSEYAGELAAFVAVDGYLGVAVTKAVGVRRYRVVFTGQGGHSWGDQSPSALHALGLAVTALYSIPVPNSPRTTLNVGVASGGNSVNSIASSAELLLDLRSLDAQVLADLDNKAHHAVRGAARQVGVQVQLEAVGNRPGGDLHSDILLRLARLAGQPVGLEIKTAASSTDANAAAPHGIPAMALGVYRGGNAHREDEWVQPGSLSIGLGVLQRFVRGYMHE
- the def gene encoding peptide deformylase, producing the protein MPKVLRPHPSVYPLRFYGDPVLRRKANAVTDVTAPVTVPGFESVNLKQVAKSLLETMFEARGVGIAAPQVGLSTRLFVAVEYEDDEEENEGQDKPLRSKMLREFVFVNPVLTVLNKKKDDQMTEGCLSIPNIYEEGVKRNRAVRVDYLDLDGNPRHIEAEDYLARVFQHEIDHLNGVLFLDHLPASITDEYRKELSALQRQAKANLKELEG
- a CDS encoding FAD-dependent oxidoreductase, producing MNQVYAHVGQAFTPTPYDVVVLGAGRMGTLAAHFLMLRWPDLRLLLLDQGGLPNEEGATILAPGIWSGLGVPGEKRGQADFTRRLITGELSGAEGGLGLSGPNDAPTLPRGLVELLPEAAAGSVAVSTLGNLPPGLFDPVLLPYARLHPDALTFSPASLTTRAAQSAVRAGADLMLNVEARPTPTGVELRRLSVTNTHRIVVHETHQLEASQVIVAAGAGGPALAENTLGTVTHHARAYRQGPRLNLPTSDATPIIRAAGLTLRPHAGGFTVIPPIHHRDPHGYLPTGGRLSGVPVGLRRETLEDVLSALDALPALGTEALELGRSVSDVPGTWLALPEGGWPCYQLLSERHWLLLGGERADAVGAGVARELAAQVVQSGR